From Moraxella sp. K1664, one genomic window encodes:
- a CDS encoding AAA family ATPase, protein MPRKKTTATDTLTILRQSAEQKYAHELDRLKESDKAPKPQGWQLSAHAVRKFILGDDELGISQKFYGDDALVDRSLVTLMGKQGLMLVGEPGTAKSMLSELLSAGISGNSNHTVQGTAGTTEDHIKYSWNYALLLSQGPSESSLIPSPIYHAMKHGKIARFEEITRCPAEIQDVMISLLSEKRMMIPEMGQDYALEAQIGFNVIATANLRDRGVHDMSSALKRRFNFETVKAIKDRQFEIELINTQLKQELKDLYKEVKIHQNVIEILVTVFNELRTGQSHEGASLKTPNAVMSSAEAVNIAHSACLQAIYLGNGELSANHIAEQLAGVVFKDNKDDAKKLSYYLDTVVKERGKKDKDWQAFYQGSKGFE, encoded by the coding sequence ATGCCACGCAAAAAAACCACCGCCACCGACACACTCACCATTCTTCGCCAAAGTGCCGAACAAAAATACGCCCACGAACTTGACCGCCTAAAAGAATCCGACAAAGCCCCAAAACCCCAAGGCTGGCAACTGTCCGCCCATGCGGTACGCAAGTTTATTTTGGGCGATGATGAGCTTGGCATTAGCCAAAAATTCTATGGCGATGATGCCCTTGTGGACAGAAGTTTGGTAACGCTCATGGGCAAGCAAGGACTTATGCTCGTAGGCGAACCTGGCACTGCCAAATCCATGCTCTCTGAGCTTTTGAGTGCTGGCATCTCAGGCAACTCCAATCACACCGTACAAGGCACAGCAGGCACGACCGAAGACCACATCAAATATTCGTGGAATTATGCCCTGCTGCTGTCGCAAGGACCAAGCGAGAGTTCGCTTATCCCATCGCCCATCTATCACGCCATGAAACACGGCAAAATCGCCCGCTTTGAAGAGATTACCCGTTGCCCTGCCGAGATTCAAGACGTGATGATTTCTCTGTTGTCCGAAAAACGCATGATGATACCAGAAATGGGGCAAGATTATGCCCTAGAAGCCCAGATTGGCTTTAATGTCATCGCCACTGCCAACCTAAGAGACAGGGGCGTGCATGATATGTCGTCCGCCCTAAAAAGACGTTTTAATTTTGAAACTGTCAAAGCCATCAAAGACCGCCAATTTGAAATAGAACTTATCAACACCCAATTAAAACAAGAACTAAAAGACTTATATAAAGAAGTCAAAATTCATCAAAACGTCATTGAAATTTTGGTAACGGTATTTAATGAATTACGCACAGGACAAAGCCATGAGGGGGCAAGCCTAAAAACCCCCAATGCCGTAATGAGTAGTGCCGAAGCGGTAAATATCGCCCATAGTGCGTGTTTGCAGGCGATTTATTTGGGCAATGGCGAATTAAGTGCCAATCATATCGCCGAGCAATTGGCAGGCGTGGTATTTAAGGACAATAAAGACGATGCCAAAAAATTATCCTATTACTTAGACACGGTTGTCAAGGAGCGTGGCAAAAAAGACAAAGATTGGCAAGCGTTTTATCAAGGCAGTAAAGGATTTGAATAA